Genomic segment of Apostichopus japonicus isolate 1M-3 chromosome 8, ASM3797524v1, whole genome shotgun sequence:
gtcccgttttttggtcagaaagaaagaggaccggaagagtggtCCCGTCCCTCCCGGTACCTCCACaattgcctgcttggccagcagggccagaatttccccttctagAATTAGGCGTTTGACGGGGTCTGTGGGTGTGGGTGTCTGTCTTCCTCCGCCCCCGAAGggtgggctggaggagaattctattCGATATCCGTGTTCGACTGTttccaacacccacttgtccccgccaatGAATTCCCATTGCTGGGTAAAGTTTGTCAGTCTCCCCCCACCTGCGGAAtggccgcggtgaggtgggcacccctagggctgggAGGCGAACGACGGTCGAGTGGAGGAGCGGTCGTTGTCCCGTCTGGGAGGCGCTGTGCCTCTGCCTCCTCTCGGTGTCCAGGAGCGGGTCGGGCGGTATGCCGTTCCCCTGCTTCTTcctctgagagctcctctgctcaGTGGTCTGGCGGGTGCTGCTCTCGCTCCCCTGGTTGGCTTGTTCTCCCTCGGTCGGAAGGGTCTCGGTCTTTGTGTAGCCGAGGGTCTAAACTCCGATTTAGCCAGGGTCTCTCTCCGGGCTACCTCTTCCTGTAGTTTTTTCTGGAAGTTGCCTCCGAAGAGGTCCTCACCGAGCACTGGCAGAGCTAGCATTCTGTTCCTTGCCTCGGTTGATGGCCAGCGGATGGCGGAGACGACGTTCTCCCTGCGGGCTTTTACGGAACGTGTAGCGACTCTTGCAAACTGGTCGTATGCGAGCCTTACGAGGGGTCCTAGCAGTaggaggagctggcccgcttcATCCCTGGACACCTGGCTGTCGTCCTCAGGGAGTTGCTGGTGGTGCCGCATAAGGACCTCGGCCGACAGCATTAGGACTGAGGCGAACTTCATGCCTGAGCGGGCCGCTGTGTCCACCTCAACTAGAAGTTCTTCCAGCTTTCTCTGGTCAGGAGTCTTAAAGGTTTGGGAAGATGAGGCCCCATGCTCGGCCTTCAGCCTTTCTTTGGCCTCCTGGGGGATGGTTGGGCATTTGAATAGCGCCCTCCAGGCCTCGTCTGGTACCCTGACTGCCCTGTCTGCCCTGGCCCTGTCTGCCCTGGGAAGACAGTCCACCTGTTCTTATCGGCTATGGCCTCGAATCTATCATAACATGTTGCGTCAACGGGCATGGTGGTCTTTGGCTTCGATGACATCTCGCCGGTTGCCGTGAGTTTGGACACCCGGCCTGCCTTCTGTGGCTGGGTCTCAGGttcctcgaaccccaggtgCCGTCTGAAGATGTCGGCCGCCCGTGCCATTAACTCTTGGGGGAGCGCTCCTCCTGTTATGGGAGCCTCCTCTGGTTCGTAGCTTCGACTAAAGCTATCTTCCATAGGATCGTAGTCGAGGGGTTCTGTGGGATCCATAAGATCCCCCTCGTCCTCCAAGCCGGATAGATTTACCGACGCTCTGCAGTCCAGGGCGTCTGGATCCGAGACCGGATGTGGGGCCGTAGTAGGGCCGGAGCCTGTGGAGCCTGGTGCCTTGTCGGTCACCGTGGTTACTCTCTGCTCTATCAGGGGGCGTAGTAGGCCGGTAAGTTGAGCCAGCCATGCTGGCTCCTCCTCCTGTCGCCGTCTCGGGGACCGGCGCCTCCTCTTCGCTCTCCTGTAGCCGTCGTCAGACGACTCTGAAGACTCGTCGGAGGTCGGGGAGTGTCTTCTCCTCTCCTTCCGTCTCGGGGATCTTGAGTGCGTTCCGGATCTATCTCTTCTAGGTCTGCGGGAGGTCTCTCTCCCCCTGCTTTCCCGGGTCGGGATCTCAGTAGGGACCCGTCTTTCCGGCTCCCTCTCCGGCTCCCTGCtatgggaccggctccgtctcACTGACCCTTCGATCGCACTCTCTTTCGGACCCGAGCTCTCTGTGGCCGGCGGCCCGCGCTCCGTGGGTCTATCTTGCTGCGGTCCACACTGAGGCGTAacctctagcccggccgagcaGTGCCTCTTCTtgagaggtcttttcttggcaggagccttccctttgctcctgcccttccctttGGTCGTAACTAcgccggacgtcgccgggaccgttaggggtactctctctttctctttctctctctcctctctctctccttcggccctctcctggccactctcctccacctctctctctacctcaccctcttcctctctctctcccgtCCCTCCTATATCCTCTGCCCCGATGTCGTTCGGGATCAAGTCTAGCTTGCCCTGCAGCTTGGTTCGCAGACTCTTGAGCCACTGATCAATCTCCTGCCACTGGGTCGGCGAGAATTTTATACAGACCAGGCAGGGGTCCCGTCTGGTGCAGGATCTGCACTTGGGGCATAGGTCGTGCtcgtcccaggctctgcctggCCGAAACATCGAGCAGCTGACACACTTCAGCTGGTTACGAGACATGCTGTAAAACTCTCGAGTCAAGGAGGTAAATTTCTTAGAGCTTAAAAATGAAAGCCAATGAAGCTAACAAGAGAACGGGAGATAATCTGGGGGAGGAACATGCTAACAGAGAATAGGTGGaacgtagcgtaacctagcaacggtaaaTACAAACGCTACGAAGTGGCCTAACAACAATCAATACAAGCTGAAAAGAACGTGAGAgagcaatatatatagaagaggAAAATAATAACGAGTAAacatgctatgaacatgaaaatacacgAAAAACAACATGCTACGAACATGAAAAACCATGAAAACAACACGCCTATAGCGTGGGGGAGGAAAATGGCGGGAACCTAAgcagttcgcggaactgctacccccgcaCAAAAAACGCCCGAAGGCGGAAACGCACTGAGAAAACAGTCCCCGaaaccctccctttcaacaaaaaggatacttatcggtctGGAAAAGACTGCAAAACTCCACAGAATCCGAATGAAAGGAAATTCCAACGATCGTATAAAGAAATCCAAGACAAAATTCAAGGGAAACTTCCACAAGAATTTTGCGTGTAGACActttaatggtagaatgaaaaaggaggagtGACCGGGGGGgcccggtcatagagggcgcacagtgtgaggagacaggtaagcgaggagcgaagtaaatacaaCATAATTATGCAAATAACATGGAATTATCCAACATCGATTCAAGCTGTTGGAAAAGCTGTTTTTGTCTCTTATTTTTAAAACCCAAATATTCTTCACAAAAAGTTTAGTTTTGATGACTGGTTGATCTGTGGAGTGAGGGCAGACACTTAGAAAGCCTTTAAGCAGATTGTATCACAATTTTGTAATAACTAATCATATAATTCACGAATCCAACCAACCAATTCATTAATCAATccattaatttgtcacaaccatCAAGCTATTAGCTTAAACGGGGGATTAATTTTTGTTGTGTTCAAAGTTTccataatatttttaaaaggaTCTTAATTACTTCTCTCTCATTGAACACTATACTTCCTGCGTAGAAAACTGCTATATACACATCTTAACACTTGTCTAGCAACTTGACCATATCGTATAGCATTCTGCGATGCGATGCCCGATAAAATTACGTCCATTAAATCAATGAAGTCATCGTCATGTGGGCCTAGGTATTTAACTGTAAAATAACATCACATTGTTGATTACTACAGTAGATCCTGTAATAACATgaagcattaaaaaaaaaaccaggtCCATTGTTCTCCATAAAGTTGTTGAAATAAGAATATCCTTATTAGTTGGGGAACAATACCCTAGCATTTAAATAAGATGGCTTCCTGATCAGGTTTATTGTAGTTCAGGGCTTTCTTGTACATGTGCCCCATTTtaatctttccttttttttaaatctgaaCTTTCTGAAGTGAGCATCTGGCAGGATTTGCAAGGGCTGTCTGGAGGATCTTTTCATAGGCAgtgtgaaaaaacaaaagaagttgTAATAAAATTAGTAGAGCAGAAAATCTTTCCTTGAAAGTGATTTGGGCATTGCAGCTACTCAAAAGTTCAACACAGAATACAAATTTGTCTGATAGTAACACTAACATAGTAATATTACATAGTAATAGTAACAGTCTTTCAACCATTCTCATTTACAAGACATATTGCTTGAATATAACTTCAAATCTGGTACcagcattttttttatgtaggtACCCTTCCAAAATATTATTCGTTTTTTATGCAAAGGGAGGGGGAACTCCTCAACTGAGACCCTAACCCCTGGCTAGACAACTTATCTTCTGTTCTTCACATAAAATATGGCAATTCCATTTCTGATTCAAATACAATGGTTTCTTTACTGTAAGGTTAGGAGCATTTATCCCCATTAAGTTAGAATGTTAGGCTATCTAATCACTTACAGGAAGCCATTCGCCAATATCTCCAGTATGCAGCCAACCATCCTCATCAATGGCCTCTTTGGTAAGGTCAGGTCTTTTGAGGTAACCTTTAGAGACAGATGGTCCCTTGCAACAAACCTGAAGGGATAAATTGCAAAACACCACTCTTTATCACTCACAAATCTAAGgaattaatgtataaaatatatttatttcgcTGTGTGACAGCATTGTGACATCATTGTGATGTGATATAATTGTTGTGCTTAAGATCAATGCATACAACTTTTAAGATGAGGGTGCGAAAACCAAAGGGAATTTGTATAAACGAATGATCTTTAActaacaaatgaatgaatgaatgaacatcATTGGTTGAATTAAAGCACGCCCCTAAAATATACTATAATGTATGCTACAACCAATCAAAAGTGACAGTGATAACGTCAAAGTAATTCCACCTACAATCACTCTTCTGAAAACCATTGTCCATCCAGGCCTCAAAATTCAGGCTGCTTGCTGCCTTAAAACCATTGGATTCTGCCACTTTTCCAGTAAAAACTAAACACAAGCACTGACAATTTTCAGCCACTGGACATTGACGATTAACAAACAACTGTCAGTCAAGGAATCCACCTGATTTCCGAAACCTAAAATAATccctgtattactgcttattaccagcaaatattattgggctGCTCCATTAAGCCTGTACAGTAACTAATGTGTGTTGTATTTCAGGAAATTGCCAAGTGAATTTGAATTTGCCAAATTTGAATTTTAGCCATAGGTTTGAAAAGcactggcattttttttttagcaggAAGCAACAATGTGAAATTCTGGCCTGCCATTAGATACGAACCTCTCCTTTGCCATCTTTAGCCGAGTAATCTTTCTCTGTTACGTcaacaagtttgatcatgaagTTGGCGGTGGGGGGTCCAACATGACCCACTGTGTTATCGCCAGCGATGGTACAGGTGATGGCTGCCGTGCTCTCTGTCTGACCGTAGGCTTCGATCACCTAACAACGGGAACAGAAATACTAGGTCAAGGTAGGAGGAACTTACAAGGACAAGAAACGTCTGGTCAAACATTCATTGGACTTCTTATTGCTTACACATTCCTGCACCTGTAAAATCTATGGGTCAtgcttttttaaaatttatttatttattttttattgacagCCATTATGACAATGACAATGGCAACAATTTATTTCCAGcaattgtgtacagtacatgaatgtttaacaaagtataaacgaatattttgatatacaatacaatctagagagacaggtacaaagaaaaaaaaacattcatcatGATAATTGATGTACAATATTTAAGCTATACAAATGCATGGAAAAGAAGCCCAATGCTTATAGAATGTTTTCCCCGTGTGAATTtaatcaatatatacatatactggaGAGAAATTggtgaaaggaaacaaaactccaaaactaaaattaaataatataaaaaacgAAGAAGAATAGAAAACTTTAGTACAGaggtaatttaatattaatattgcgAAGCAAGACTGGCATTGGTACATTACTTTCCTAATCAAGTTCTATTCAACTAGCTGAACACCATGCATGATATCTTGGCAAAGTGCTCCCTTAACTAGCAGACCTGTGCATCATTTAAATGCTAACGTAGAGAACTGAAAAGTGCACCAAATTGCTTGAATTCTCCTTTTCGTTGTGAAAGACCTCGTTAAAAGTCAACTTTAACGGCGACGAAGACTCACCCAACAGCCAAAGCAAACTCTTATAAAGGCCAAAACATCTTTGGACATCGGAGCACTGGAGACGAGCATCATTCTAACCTCACCGCCCAATCTAGCCtaaaaaagaaagtaatatataatggtttgcaattgtgtgtcTGACACTGTTACAACATTGTTTCCAGTAGATTTAAACATGAAACATAGAAAACTTGCCTACTATATGTTCTGATAACCAGATGGAGTCTTTGAAATTCTCGGAACAGATCAAGACATGATGACTATTGATCCCTCATATGATCACTATCACATTCTGAAAACATGCCATTTTATTCTGTAATCTCTGCAGATTGTAAAATGTAGCAGATATCAATAATATACAATCATTGAGATAAACCACAATTCTCAAGAGGCTAACAGATAGATTATGTTTTCAACtctttttgccattttttttttttttgggggggggagggctttTAGGCAGGCCTAGCTGTAAAGACATCTTATAGGCTCATCCTTTAGAGTGAGGCAAATCTTTTGATTGCCAAAAATGTGATTTTAGAGTCCCTTTCAAATATCCCCTCTGGAATGCATTTTTCAAAGGGATTGCAACGTGCCTAGTCTGTGCACAACTgtccctcctccacccccccccccccccccacccacttccTCTCTCTCAGTCTCACATCATTTTGGTAATATGTATCCTTGTTGCTTTAGATAATACTGCAATTCTACTGCAAACTTAATCAATAAAAGCATGAATTAGCATAAATCAGTTccatttcaaatcaaaataaGTTCAACCAATGAAAGGCTTGAGCAAACCCACCTGCATCTTTTGAAACACCAACTTGTCCCAAAGAGTAGTTTTCTTGACAATTCCCTTATCCACATCactcttctttttcttgaaaGCATAATTAAAGATGGCTTTCTTTAAACCTTTCGCCTTCTCGACCTCTACTACAATCTgtgaataacaataaaaaagttCTATATTAGCAGAGAAAGTACACTGCATTCCTTAAATGTCATATTGTGAACAGGTCTgttacaaaaacaacaacaaaagttactgAATCACATATTGTACTTGAGAATTGTAATAGTTTCGTGGGTTTTATTGTATCCTATTAAAATATAAGGCTAAGAAAACCCAATCATTGTCTTTATCTTATTTGATGAAGATGATTGTGATAAACAACTCCCCAAAACTGCTATTTGAAGATCCTGTTCTGTTTGGGGGATATCACAGTATATATCTATACAACTACATCAAAGGCCTGTGATATTTATCAATATCTTGTGATGTCACAGTTCCATTACGGACTGGTGAAATCTCTATAGTGTCAATTTCAGACTTGGTCAAGCCTTCGGACTAGTAAATGACATGGCGAATTTTCCTGCCCAGGGACAATTAGCCGACACATCTCTAATGATATATATCTCCCCAGATTTACAGATGTAATTATGGTCTTTTCGAACTAAAAGCTATATAGTCACTAGTTATTGTGCAACAAGGAACAGCTGAAAATGAAGCGATGCCCATTTTGCATGCAAACAGCTATATCTTACAATAAACTTCACTTTCACACATGGTTTCCCTGCTCGTAGGATGTTATTCCAGCAATAGTGTATGTTGCCTTTCAAGCTTGTATTGATATTTAGTTTCAATATCAGTTTCATTTttgattttctcttttgaaactGAAACTGAGAACTTGCTGAGGCATGCCTTCTCAAATCGTCTTCGAAAGAGAATTGATTTCAACAAGTTTCCCGGTCATATTAATTCAAGCCAATCTTTATTTACTTCTACTTGTTAGAGCTTAGAACAACGACCATGTATGTTGCTTAATAATAAACCTATGATGATTAGTTGTGGAAGCCAAAGTCACGACCGAGAAAGAGAAAGGTTTACGACCATTACCTTTGAAAACAAGAACGCAACTGTGCGTAGTGtagtgattccttgtcatattttttAGGAATTTTATTATTGATTGTTGATGAAGATTGAAACAATattgtgaaatttgaaacattCCAGTGTGGTATTTATATAACCAGGTGACTTAATATGCCCAAAttgtttattaaatatgatttttgTCAATCTGACAGTCCAGACAACAAATTGATACACCATAGTGTTTTTGTTGAGTCAAATGACAAACCTACTTATGGTATGtattttattgttaattttgACAGTATCTTTTTATATATCTGAAGAATACCAACCTGTACAAATTTATGGTATAATCTTAAACCTGAACAAATATGTGACAGTAACGTAACAtagtaaaataatatacatgacATGACAGGTCTGATTAGAATGTAGGTAACCATTGACATTTTATGGTAACAAATATAGTAGATCAGATAATTGGTGCTTCCCCCACCATAGGTATAT
This window contains:
- the LOC139970409 gene encoding uncharacterized protein; the protein is MSRNQLKCVSCSMFRPGRAWDEHDLCPKCRSCTRRDPCLVCIKFSPTQWQEIDQWLKSLRTKLQGKLDLIPNDIGAEDIGGTGEREEEGEVEREVEESGQERAEGEREEREKEKERVPLTVPATSGVVTTKGKGRSKGKAPAKKRPLKKRHCSAGLEVTPQCGPQQDRPTERGPPATESSGPKESAIEGSVRRSRSHSREPEREPERRVPTEIPTRESRGRETSRRPRRDRSGTHSRSPRRKERRRHSPTSDESSESSDDGYRRAKRRRRSPRRRQEEEPAWLAQLTGLLRPLIEQRVTTVTDKAPGSTGSGPTTAPHPVSDPDALDCRASVNLSGLEDEGDLMDPTEPLDYDPMEDSFSRSYEPEEAPITGGALPQELMARAADIFRRHLGFEEPETQPQKAGRVSKLTATGEMSSKPKTTMPVDATCYDRFEAIADKNRWTVFPGQTGPGQTGQSGYQTRPGGRYSNAQPSPRRPKKG